One Mobula hypostoma chromosome 5, sMobHyp1.1, whole genome shotgun sequence DNA segment encodes these proteins:
- the LOC134346485 gene encoding calmodulin-regulated spectrin-associated protein 3-like isoform X1 has protein sequence MKGRPGAAGGAEGPPAVCPTEADGPYNGETDCPELLHTACPLPRDGDEAAGIGPTPEPLEEQGFGPGAGLAAGPTPGTPVSPVIRCTVEDGAEPKPEFGTSPLAGNLVQDGVRPANGPGVVTGSGPTSGILVELGPGLGPTQLILLEAAQPPPPGFGLIGGGPGILAPQIMGPRRRGRGLRNSFTILERSQALASPETRGLPVITWGGGAYGDPSGWAEPGQGAQGDPILGGESGEEGDSTYQGAVPDQEACQDPTYGAEAGREAEGDLAESQAGREPEGDPTDAQEDPCSGCDSGQGRPVCRRLTYVIKSRGEEKETRSLREGESQGEVKQPWPLEEAEGQGEVVPRGEGEAEAPPQADGPKLTSFAEQKQLRERRPRWGPQAVPRRSMGSRPCPEWAQVRRGLELKQEEIRARLEAREARLGRRWQSLGRRAYCRLLKLTGRGAEAEAQAQAKPEAWDNSLAAAQAQLQELGLQDGRSEWAGRGRVRGAEPAPEAGRVSGDWAPGEAATASHCRAEKNLSAVARKLLRSGGQESERPKADPPDWLGPSTLDPSGDRSLRTGQQEATPRQRRGEGRRERLLTRPRADGDGGSVLPPAEPTGLRLYKEPSSKSNRLILHNALTHCCLAGRVNEVQRTQVIQELASCEHAQCLILFRDQHCQFRALYSLSGDSLHIQRLWGIGPRHIHTDMIDRLYKYNSDRKQFHPIPSRIISPNVDALTIHGHLWSARKKSALGSERR, from the exons CCCGACCGAGGCAGACGGACCGTACAATGGGGAGACGGACTGTCCGGAGCTGCTTCACACAGCCTGTCCACTGCCGAGAGACGGAGACGAAGCTGCTGGGATTGGGCCCACTCCCGAGCCTCTCGAGGAGCAGGGGTTTGGTCCTGGGGCTGGCCTTGCTGCCGGCCCCACACCGGGGACCCCAGTTTCTCCTGTGatcagatgcacagtggaggatGGCGCGGAGCCTAAACCTGAGTTTGGGACCAGCCCCCTCGCTGGGAATCTGGTGCAGGATGGGGTCAGGCCTGCTAATGGGCCTGGTGTTGTGACTGGCTCTGGTCCCACGTCAGGCATCCTGGTTGAGCTTGGACCTGGGCTAGGCCCCACACAGTTGATCCTGCTGGAGGCTGCCCAGCCGCCTCCCCCGGGCTTCGGCCTGATTGGTGGGGGTCCCGGTATTCTGGCCCCGCAGATCATGGGCCCCCGTAGGAGGGGAAGGGGCCTTCGCAACAGCTTCACCATTCTTGAGAGGTCCCAGGCTTTGGCCTCCCCAGAGACCAGGGGCCTGCCGGTCATCACCTGGGGTGGGGGCGCTTATGGGGATCCCAGTGGCTGGGCAGAGCCTGGTCAGGGAGCTCAGGGGGATCCCATTCTCGGGGGCGagtctggtgaggagggagaCTCGACTTACCAAGGGGCAGTGCCAGACCAAGAGGCATGTCAAGATCCCACTTATGGAGCAGAGGCTGGCCGAGAGGCAGAGGGAGATCTCGCAGAGTCGCAGGCTGGCCGGGAGCCCGAGGGAGACCCCACAGATGCACAGGAAGATCCCTGCAGTGGCTGTGATTCTGGTCAGGGGAGGCCGGTCTGCCGGCGACTGACGTATGTTATAAAGTCGCGTGGGGAAGAGAAAGAGACCCGGTCCCTGAGGGAGGGAGAGTCCCAGGGTGAGGTGAAGCAGCCCTGGCCTCTGGAGGAGGCAGAGGGCCAAGGTGAGGTGGTGCCTCGAGGGGAGGGGGAAGCAGAGGCCCCTCCGCAGGCTGACGGTCCCAAGTTGACCAGCTTTGCAGAGCAGAAGCAGCTGAGGGAGCGGAGGCCCAGGTGGGGGCCGCAGGCGGTTCCGCGGCGGTCCATGGGCTCGCGGCCGTGCCCGGAGTGGGCCCAGGTGCGGCGGGGGCTggagctgaagcaggaggagatcCGGGCCCGACTGGAGGCCCGCGAGGCTCGGCTGGGCCGTCGCTGGCAAAGCCTGGGCCGCAGGGCCTACTGCCGCCTGCTGAAGCTGACGGGGCGTGGTGCTGAGGCTGAGGCCCAGGCCCAGGCCAAGCCTGAAGCCTGGGATAACTCCCTGGCAGCCGCCCAGGCCCAGCTCCAGGAACTCGGGCTGCAGGACGGCCGCAGTGAGtgggcagggagggggagggtccgGGGGGCGGAACCGGCCCCAGAGGCAGGGAGGGTGAGCGGGGACTGGGCCCCAGGGGAGGCAGCAACAGCAAGTCACTGCAGAGCAGAGAAGAACCTCAGCGCTGTGGCACGGAAACTTCTGCGGAGCGGTGGACAGGAGAGTGAGAGGCCAAAG GCGGATCCTCCAGACTGGCTGGGACCCTCGACCCTTGACCCCAGCGGTGACCGTAGTCTCCGGACTGGCCAGCAGGAGGCGACGCCGAGGCAGAGACGTGGGGAGGGCCG ACGGGAGCGTCTGCTAACTCGGCCCAGAGCGGATGGAGACGGTGGCTCGGTGCTGCCCCCTGCTGAGCCGACAG GTCTGAGGCTGTACAAGGAGCCAAGCTCCAAGTCGAACCGGCTGATCCTACACAATGCATTGACCCACTGTTGCCTGGCTGGAAGAGTCAACGAGGTGCAGCGGACCCAAGTAATCCAG GAGCTGGCGAGCTGCGAACACGCCCAGTGCTTGATTCTGTTCCGGGACCAGCACTGCCAGTTCCGTGCCCTCTACTCGCTGAGCGGCGATTCCCTGCACATCCAGCGGCTGTGGGGCATCGGCCCCAGGCACATCCACACCGACATGATCGACCGGCTCTACAAGTACAACTCTGATCGGAAGCAGTTCCACCCCATCCCCTCCAGGATCATCTCGCCCAACGTCGACGCACTCACCATTCACGGCCACCTGTGGTCGGCCAGGAAGAAATCTGCCCTGGGCAGCGAGCGCAGGTGA
- the LOC134346485 gene encoding calmodulin-regulated spectrin-associated protein 3-like isoform X2 translates to MPEGMYLSPTEADGPYNGETDCPELLHTACPLPRDGDEAAGIGPTPEPLEEQGFGPGAGLAAGPTPGTPVSPVIRCTVEDGAEPKPEFGTSPLAGNLVQDGVRPANGPGVVTGSGPTSGILVELGPGLGPTQLILLEAAQPPPPGFGLIGGGPGILAPQIMGPRRRGRGLRNSFTILERSQALASPETRGLPVITWGGGAYGDPSGWAEPGQGAQGDPILGGESGEEGDSTYQGAVPDQEACQDPTYGAEAGREAEGDLAESQAGREPEGDPTDAQEDPCSGCDSGQGRPVCRRLTYVIKSRGEEKETRSLREGESQGEVKQPWPLEEAEGQGEVVPRGEGEAEAPPQADGPKLTSFAEQKQLRERRPRWGPQAVPRRSMGSRPCPEWAQVRRGLELKQEEIRARLEAREARLGRRWQSLGRRAYCRLLKLTGRGAEAEAQAQAKPEAWDNSLAAAQAQLQELGLQDGRSEWAGRGRVRGAEPAPEAGRVSGDWAPGEAATASHCRAEKNLSAVARKLLRSGGQESERPKADPPDWLGPSTLDPSGDRSLRTGQQEATPRQRRGEGRRERLLTRPRADGDGGSVLPPAEPTGLRLYKEPSSKSNRLILHNALTHCCLAGRVNEVQRTQVIQELASCEHAQCLILFRDQHCQFRALYSLSGDSLHIQRLWGIGPRHIHTDMIDRLYKYNSDRKQFHPIPSRIISPNVDALTIHGHLWSARKKSALGSERR, encoded by the exons CCCGACCGAGGCAGACGGACCGTACAATGGGGAGACGGACTGTCCGGAGCTGCTTCACACAGCCTGTCCACTGCCGAGAGACGGAGACGAAGCTGCTGGGATTGGGCCCACTCCCGAGCCTCTCGAGGAGCAGGGGTTTGGTCCTGGGGCTGGCCTTGCTGCCGGCCCCACACCGGGGACCCCAGTTTCTCCTGTGatcagatgcacagtggaggatGGCGCGGAGCCTAAACCTGAGTTTGGGACCAGCCCCCTCGCTGGGAATCTGGTGCAGGATGGGGTCAGGCCTGCTAATGGGCCTGGTGTTGTGACTGGCTCTGGTCCCACGTCAGGCATCCTGGTTGAGCTTGGACCTGGGCTAGGCCCCACACAGTTGATCCTGCTGGAGGCTGCCCAGCCGCCTCCCCCGGGCTTCGGCCTGATTGGTGGGGGTCCCGGTATTCTGGCCCCGCAGATCATGGGCCCCCGTAGGAGGGGAAGGGGCCTTCGCAACAGCTTCACCATTCTTGAGAGGTCCCAGGCTTTGGCCTCCCCAGAGACCAGGGGCCTGCCGGTCATCACCTGGGGTGGGGGCGCTTATGGGGATCCCAGTGGCTGGGCAGAGCCTGGTCAGGGAGCTCAGGGGGATCCCATTCTCGGGGGCGagtctggtgaggagggagaCTCGACTTACCAAGGGGCAGTGCCAGACCAAGAGGCATGTCAAGATCCCACTTATGGAGCAGAGGCTGGCCGAGAGGCAGAGGGAGATCTCGCAGAGTCGCAGGCTGGCCGGGAGCCCGAGGGAGACCCCACAGATGCACAGGAAGATCCCTGCAGTGGCTGTGATTCTGGTCAGGGGAGGCCGGTCTGCCGGCGACTGACGTATGTTATAAAGTCGCGTGGGGAAGAGAAAGAGACCCGGTCCCTGAGGGAGGGAGAGTCCCAGGGTGAGGTGAAGCAGCCCTGGCCTCTGGAGGAGGCAGAGGGCCAAGGTGAGGTGGTGCCTCGAGGGGAGGGGGAAGCAGAGGCCCCTCCGCAGGCTGACGGTCCCAAGTTGACCAGCTTTGCAGAGCAGAAGCAGCTGAGGGAGCGGAGGCCCAGGTGGGGGCCGCAGGCGGTTCCGCGGCGGTCCATGGGCTCGCGGCCGTGCCCGGAGTGGGCCCAGGTGCGGCGGGGGCTggagctgaagcaggaggagatcCGGGCCCGACTGGAGGCCCGCGAGGCTCGGCTGGGCCGTCGCTGGCAAAGCCTGGGCCGCAGGGCCTACTGCCGCCTGCTGAAGCTGACGGGGCGTGGTGCTGAGGCTGAGGCCCAGGCCCAGGCCAAGCCTGAAGCCTGGGATAACTCCCTGGCAGCCGCCCAGGCCCAGCTCCAGGAACTCGGGCTGCAGGACGGCCGCAGTGAGtgggcagggagggggagggtccgGGGGGCGGAACCGGCCCCAGAGGCAGGGAGGGTGAGCGGGGACTGGGCCCCAGGGGAGGCAGCAACAGCAAGTCACTGCAGAGCAGAGAAGAACCTCAGCGCTGTGGCACGGAAACTTCTGCGGAGCGGTGGACAGGAGAGTGAGAGGCCAAAG GCGGATCCTCCAGACTGGCTGGGACCCTCGACCCTTGACCCCAGCGGTGACCGTAGTCTCCGGACTGGCCAGCAGGAGGCGACGCCGAGGCAGAGACGTGGGGAGGGCCG ACGGGAGCGTCTGCTAACTCGGCCCAGAGCGGATGGAGACGGTGGCTCGGTGCTGCCCCCTGCTGAGCCGACAG GTCTGAGGCTGTACAAGGAGCCAAGCTCCAAGTCGAACCGGCTGATCCTACACAATGCATTGACCCACTGTTGCCTGGCTGGAAGAGTCAACGAGGTGCAGCGGACCCAAGTAATCCAG GAGCTGGCGAGCTGCGAACACGCCCAGTGCTTGATTCTGTTCCGGGACCAGCACTGCCAGTTCCGTGCCCTCTACTCGCTGAGCGGCGATTCCCTGCACATCCAGCGGCTGTGGGGCATCGGCCCCAGGCACATCCACACCGACATGATCGACCGGCTCTACAAGTACAACTCTGATCGGAAGCAGTTCCACCCCATCCCCTCCAGGATCATCTCGCCCAACGTCGACGCACTCACCATTCACGGCCACCTGTGGTCGGCCAGGAAGAAATCTGCCCTGGGCAGCGAGCGCAGGTGA